A section of the Humulus lupulus chromosome 2, drHumLupu1.1, whole genome shotgun sequence genome encodes:
- the LOC133817884 gene encoding LRR receptor-like serine/threonine-protein kinase RPK2 — MKRKKEREKRVLVSKEHMIKWRFQCGIASFPVPLLKLLLLLWVFSNGGVAAAADSDKSVLLQFKNSVSDTAGLLSNWNAIGSDHCLWFGVSCDSNSRVVSLNITGTGRGTGGNSHPFSCFDYAKFPLYGFGIRRSCLGSRGKLVGKLSPVIGKLTELRILSLPFNDLNGEIPSAIWGLDKLEVLDLEGNSINGNLPIQFNKNLRVLNLGFNKIEGDIPSSLSSCTSLEILNLSGNRVNGTVPAFVGRLRGVYLSYNRLSGHIPSEIGDNCGKLEHLDLSGNFLIDGIPYTLGNCGELRTLLLYTNMLLESIPAELGRLQKLQVLDVSRNSLSGAIPPELGNCTELSVLVLSNRFDPLSKINYTEDNPSLEQMYDDFNYFQGAIPEGITALPKLRIIWAPRATLEGSFPINWGSCANLEMINLAQNFFTGEIPGALGHCKKLHFLDISSNKLTGKFIESLLVPCMTLFDISGNILSGSIPEFHNGSCTPIPSLNELFFKLDNPSSPYQALFSSKAQDGNFLQLYKEDGRHVVIHNFGQNNFTGILPSMPIAPERLGRETVYAFLVGENKFTGAFPVSLFDKCEGLDALIVNISNNKLSGPIPAEIGKMCRSLQFLDTSGNQIAGPIPSSIGNLSLLALNLSWNLLHGEIPNSLDQLKVMKYLSLAGNNLSGSIPSSLGHLHSLEVLDLSSNSLTGEIPRDLVNLKSLSVLLLDKNRLSGQIPSGLANVTTLSVFNVSFNNLSGSLPSNSNLMKCDNAIGNPFILSCPMYTLTDSSSNAQGRGGDSEPYAASPSGVPTQSSADGGLNSIEIASVASASAIVSVLIALIILFFYTRKWNSKSKVRGSTRKEVTVFTDFNAPLTFESVVRATGNFNASNCIGNGGFGATYKAEISTGVLVAIKRLAVGRFQGVQQFHAEIKTLGRLRHPNLVTLIGYHASETEMFLIYNYLPGGNLEKFIQERSTRAVEWRVLYKIALDIARALAYLHDQCVPRVLHRDVKPSNILLDDEFNAYLSDFGLARLLGTSETHATTGVAGTFGYVAPEYAMTCRVSDKADVYSYGVVLLELLSDKKALDPSFSSFGNGFNIVQWACMLLRQGRAKEFFTAGLWDAGPHDDLVEVLHLAVVCTVDSLSTRPTTRQVVRRLKQLQPP; from the exons ATGAagagaaaaaaagagagagaaaaacgCGTTTTGGTCTCGAAAGAACACA TGATCAAATGGCGTTTTCAGTGCGGAATAGCTTCTTTTCCAGTGCCCTTACTGAAGCTCCTCTTGCTTTTGTGGGTCTTCTCCAATGGCGGCGTCGCCGCCGCCGCCGATTCTGACAAATCGGTTCTGCTTCAGTTCAAGAATTCTGTTTCCGACACGGCAGGACTGCTCTCGAACTGGAATGCGATCGGTTCGGACCACTGTTTGTGGTTTGGAGTTTCGTGCGACTCTAATTCTCGCGTGGTTTCACTCAACATTACTGGGACTGGCCGTGGCACCGGAGGTAATTCGCACCCTTTTTCGTGTTTCGATTATGCTAAGTTTCCTCTTTATGGGTTTGGAATCAGAAGGAGTTGTTTAGGAAGTAGAGGAAAATTGGTTGGGAAGTTGAGCCCTGTGATTGGGAAGCTCACTGAGCTTAGGATTTTATCACTACCCTTTAATGATCTTAACGGTGAAATTCCTAGTGCGATTTGGGGTCTGGATAAGCTGGAGGTTCTTGATCTAGAGGGAAATTCAATAAATGGGAATTTGCCAATTCAGTTCAATAAGAATTTAAGGGTTCTTAATCTCGGTTTCAACAAGATTGAGGGGGACATTCCGAGCTCACTGTCGAGTTGTACCAGTCTAGAGATATTGAATTTATCAGGGAATCGTGTGAATGGGACTGTTCCGGCGTTTGTTGGAAGGCTGAGGGGGGTTTACTTGTCATACAATCGGCTTAGTGGTCATATTCCGAGTGAGATTGGGGACAATTGTGGGAAGCTTGAGCATCTGGATTTGTCCGGTAATTTCTTGATTGATGGTATTCCTTACACTCTGGGCAATTGTGGGGAACTGCGAACGCTCTTGCTGTATACTAATATGCTGTTAGAGAGTATTCCTGCTGAACTTGGTCGACTTCAGAAGCTTCAAGTATTAGATGTTTCAAGAAATAGCCTCAGTGGTGCAATACCACCTGAGCTTGGAAATTGTACGGAATTATCAGTTCTTGTGCTTTCTAATCGGTTTGACCCGCTTTCAAAGATAAACTATACGGAAGACAACCCATCATTGGAGCAAATGTACGATGACTTCAATTACTTTCAAGGTGCAATCCCGGAGGGAATTACTGCCCTTCCTAAGCTGAGGATAATTTGGGCACCGAGGGCGACTTTGGAAGGTAGCTTTCCAATCAACTGGGGTTCTTGTGCCAATTTGGAAATGATCAATTTAGCTCAGAATTTTTTCACGGGGGAAATTCCTGGTGCACTTGGTCACTGCAAGAAGTTGCACTTTCTTGACATAAGCTCTAACAAGCTTACAGGCAAGTTTATTGAAAGTCTCCTAGTTCCGTGTATGACTCTGTTTGATATCAGTGGGAATATCTTGTCTGGCTCAATTCCTGAATTTCATAATGGCAGTTGCACTCCCATTCCTTCTTTGAATGAGTTATTCTTTAAACTTGACAACCCATCGTCACCCTATCAAGCTTTGTTTTCATCTAAAGCTCAAGATGGGAACTTTTTGCAATTGTATAAAGAAGATGGCAGGCATGTAGTAATTCACAACTTTGGGCAAAATAATTTTACTGGTATTTTACCTTCAATGCCAATTGCACCTGAAAGATTAGGGAGGGAAACTGTTTACGCATTTCTTGTTGGAGAAAACAAATTCACCGGGGCATTTCCAGTTAGTTTGTTTGACAAGTGTGAAGGGTTGGATGCTCTAATTGTTAACATCAGCAACAACAAATTATCTGGTCCGATTCCTGCTGAAATTGGAAAAATGTGTAGATCTCTTCAGTTTCTGGATACATCTGGGAATCAGATAGCAGGGCCTATTCCCTCTAGTATTGGCAACTTGTCTCTTCTTGCCCTCAACTTGAGTTGGAACTTGTTGCATGGTGAGATTCCGAACAGTCTTGACCAGCTAAAGGTTATGAAGTATCTCTCTTTGGCTGGTAATAATCTGTCTGGCTCAATTCCTTCGAGTTTGGGCCATTTGCATTCTTTGGAAGTGCTGGATCTTTCTTCAAACTCTCTCACAGGTGAGATTCCACGAGATCTTGTCAACTTGAAAAGCCTCAGTGTTCTTCTGCTCGACAAAAATAGACTTTCAGGCCAGATTCCTTCTGGATTGGCAAATGTGACGACTCTCTCTGTCTTTAATGTGTCGTTTAATAACTTGTCTGGGTCTCTGCCATCTAATAGTAACTTGATGAAATGTGATAATGCTATTGGAAACCCATTTATACTGTCTTGTCCCATGTACACTCTCACGGACTCATCTTCCAACGCTCAGGGAAGAGGTGGTGATTCAGAACCATATGCTGCTTCACCTTCTGGAGTTCCAACCCAGAGCAGTGCAGATGGTGGTCTTAATTCAATTGAGATTGCATCCGTAGCATCTGCATCAGCCATAGTCTCAGTGCTTATAGCTCTAATTATCTTGTTCTTCTATACCCGCAagtggaattcaaagtcaaaaGTTCGCGGATCTACCAGGAAGGAAGTAACAGTTTTTACAGACTTTAATGCTCCATTGACCTTTGAATCTGTGGTGCGAGCCACTGGAAATTTTAATGCAAGCAACTGCATTGGGAATGGAGGTTTTGGTGCAACCTACAAAGCAGAGATCTCAACTGGAGTTTTGGTGGCAATAAAACGGCTTGCAGTTGGAAGGTTCCAAGGAGTTCAGCAGTTCCATGCAGAAATCAAAACCCTTGGAAGACTCCGCCATCCAAATCTTGTCACCCTAATCGGTTACCATGCCAGCGAAACTGAGATGTTTCTCATATATAATTACTTACCTGGTGGTAATTTGGAAAAGTTCATCCAGGAAAGGTCCACTAGGGCTGTTGAGTGGAGAGTACTTTACAAGATTGCTCTGGACATAGCCCGAGCTCTTGCCTACCTACATGACCAATGTGTGCCTCGAGTCTTGCATCGCGATGTCAAGCCAAGCAATATCTTGCTCGATGACGAGTTCAATGCCTATCTATCCGACTTTGGATTGGCCAGGCTTCTGGGCACTTCTGAAACCCATGCTACCACTGGTGTGGCTGGAACTTTTGGTTATGTGGCTCCAGAATATGCAATGACTTGCCGTGTTTCAGATAAGGCTGATGTGTATAGTTATGGTGTGGTACTTCTAGAGTTGCTTTCAGACAAAAAAGCTCTGGACCCTTCATTTTCTTCATTTGGTAATGGCTTCAATATTGTACAGTGGGCTTGTATGCTCCTTCGGCAGGGCAGGGCGAAGGAGTTCTTTACTGCAGGGTTATGGGATGCAGGTCCACATGATGATTTGGTAGAAGTTTTACATTTGGCCGTCGTGTGTACGGTTGACTCTCTCTCTACCAGACCCACAACGAGGCAAGTTGTGCGACGGTTAAAGCAACTTCAACCCCCATAA